TCTTGTGTTTCCTCGGCTGCAGGTTCACCGTTCCCGCATCGTGTTCTCCACACAGTAACACCCCAGAAGCCCCGAGAGTCACCACCACACAGTGCAGAtgctccagcagggggcgtgaGAGAGCCACGGCGACAGCCAGCATCTCGTCGAGGGTGCTTGGCAACCCTGCCACATGATGAACCACATCCCCAGTCACCATCACACAGTCCGCATTCTTCACAAGAACTCACAAACCCGCTGTGTAACGGCTGTGGGTGTGAACCTGTCTCCAACAGCAtgagacagaggaaaaacagagaaggGGAACCACAGCATAACCATCAAAGACCCGTGGAAAGGCAGGCTTTACCTTCAGGAGTTGTGACGCCAAGCATTTTATTCATGGTGCTCAACTCTGCCAGGTTTGGGGATGAGTAGGACAGGGACTTCCAGGCGTCCGAAAGAAACGGCTTGCATGCCTTATCTGAATCCGTGGGTTCGTACCAAACTGCCAAACATACAGAGAGAGCATTGTAACAAACGCAGTCCGAGctactgtgcacattcattccTCACCATTTACACTGTGCTTTGCAGCAACAGAACAAACGTAGTTGATGGTGGCGGCTGGGATGTTTCCATCCAGACACACGAGGGTGGCTGACGAAATCTGCTCCTCAAACTGCGACacctacaaaaaaaagaaacaaaaaaacaaattatcaaCATGTAATTTGAAGGCTGCACTGCTTAAGTATCCTTTATTATACTTTTACTGTCCTGGCAGAATGAATAGTCTGAACTCACATATTGTTCTGTGATTTGCTGATGAACGTCCATGTCTCCGAGTCCCAGACTCAGTTCTCCGCTCTCAGAGATCACAGCGCAGTAGGTTGCTGTGCTTTGCTCCTCCAGCCTCGATACACCACTGATGTTCTTTACATAAGATatgaaacaatgaaatgttTAAAGGAGAAGATTTCAGCCTCGCTGTGACGCTGATGTTCACGTACCATATGTTTACAGTAGGAAAACACTGCATCGCTGTTCGAATCAGCGCCAGTAGCTGAAATGAACAGAGGCCTGTGGCCCAGCCTGCTCAGACAgtctgaaagaaaagcagaaagacaGATTTAAATCACAGATAAAAATATGCACAGGTGCACAATCGTATCATGAAAACCAACCAGCGATGTTGCGTCCTACGCCGCCAAATGACTGACAGACACTTCCTGGGTTTGTCTGtccaaactgagaaaaacaagttttctcAGAAGCGAATCTCCTTCATCTATTTTGAGTACACGTGTTGTAAATTGAACTTAcatgaagtgtttttgttttccctttagCAATAAAATCCACATTTATTCCTCCAATGACAACCTGCATTAGAACACCATCATACTGGTTCAATTAATGACCGATCCAGCGTTtagaaaaagggaaagaaaaagcatTATACTCACTATATCTGATTTGGAGTCTGCTGGGAGTTTTCCTGGACTGTAAGTTTGTTTATTTAGAGTGTTTTCACTCGTCTGCTTTGACAGTGCACATGCTATCTGACTGCCAATCCGAGCATTGTTATGAATGAGAGCAATGTCTTGAGACATGGCGTGTTAAGGACAGTCTGCCTGGAACATACTGTGAGCGTTTATCAGCAACACTTTCAGTCCTCAGGTCCTCTTTTTGCCTCCTCATGTTTCCTTTTTATCATCAAAGCTTTGATACAATCATGTTCATTGTAAAACCTCAGAGATTGTGACTTCTTCTGAAGGATACTGGCTTGGAGGGACTTTCCTTGCGTGAGCTCGTTGACCTTTCGCAGAATGAAGGGCGTCACATCTTTTCCTGTAACACCTGTAGCACTGAAATTATgacaaagagaagagaaacCAGTCATTTCTCTCTCATGTCACCGACATCATCAAGCATCTCAGTATAGCTGGATGAAATAACACCACGAGAAGGAGCCTCTGTACCTGGCCTCTGTCACTGCGGCCTGTATGGCCTCCTCTATCTcctgccctgctgctgcatgctCCTCTGGGACTGGAACTGCTAACAGGACCCCGCTTTGAAGACCCAGTGACAGAGTGCTT
Above is a window of Salarias fasciatus chromosome 7, fSalaFa1.1, whole genome shotgun sequence DNA encoding:
- the LOC115391568 gene encoding pseudouridine-metabolizing bifunctional protein C1861.05, which translates into the protein MRMLKKALTLIWSRGIRTHQSTLSKHNDLFRVHPTVLRALAENKPVVALESTIITHGMPYPHNLRTAKEVEAIVRAEGATPATVGVLDGEVRVGLSSEELDRLAQSRDSLKVSRRDLPYVVSRGLSGGTTVSATMLAAHRAGIHVFVTGGIGGVHRGGENSLDISADLTELGRTPVAVVSAGVKSILDIGRTLEFLETQGVCVATYGPSKSFPAFFSPQSGFTSAYHVCNPQEAAKLVASTLSLGLQSGVLLAVPVPEEHAAAGQEIEEAIQAAVTEASATGVTGKDVTPFILRKVNELTQGKSLQANIALIHNNARIGSQIACALSKQTSENTLNKQTYSPGKLPADSKSDIVVIGGINVDFIAKGKTKTLHFGQTNPGSVCQSFGGVGRNIADCLSRLGHRPLFISATGADSNSDAVFSYCKHMNISGVSRLEEQSTATYCAVISESGELSLGLGDMDVHQQITEQYVSQFEEQISSATLVCLDGNIPAATINYVCSVAAKHSVNVWYEPTDSDKACKPFLSDAWKSLSYSSPNLAELSTMNKMLGVTTPEGLPSTLDEMLAVAVALSRPLLEHLHCVVVTLGASGVLLCGEHDAGTVNLQPRKHKRQRRLCALHYPALSVTSEETMNVSGAGDSLAGALMAGILQGRDTDCCVRMGLLAAKMSLASPHPIAPTLTLDSVDPTKIHAQNWPTPRIVWKD